CATAGTTAATGATATCATTAACATTTTGCTTAATAGTATTTACTTCACGATTCAGTTCTGATTCTGCACCAGTAGGTTGGCCAGCAATACCAGCTCCTTTTTGGTGGTCTTGTTTATCTCTATTCATTAGTACAACACCAACACCTGTAGCAACGCCAGCACTAATCCCTAATAAAATTTGAGTTGCTTTCATATATATTCTCCTCATTTCTTATATCTCAA
The genomic region above belongs to Staphylococcus durrellii and contains:
- a CDS encoding YtxH domain-containing protein, which gives rise to MKATQILLGISAGVATGVGVVLMNRDKQDHQKGAGIAGQPTGAESELNREVNTIKQNVNDIINYVSQIKSESTEFGSSIGDEVKELIGNFKSDINPNIERLQSHIENLQNRGEEISHAFDKEDKENK